The following proteins are encoded in a genomic region of Leifsonia psychrotolerans:
- a CDS encoding SHOCT domain-containing protein has product MLSNLTWWHLLISLGVLAVVAFVIVMIIVAVVRAVRKSAAPPVHSLQVPLGSRPVPSADPTVQLQKLAELRAEGLISDAEHEAKRTEILGRL; this is encoded by the coding sequence ATGCTGTCGAATCTCACGTGGTGGCATCTGCTGATCAGTCTGGGCGTGCTCGCCGTCGTCGCATTCGTCATCGTCATGATCATCGTGGCTGTCGTACGTGCCGTCCGAAAGTCGGCGGCGCCGCCGGTGCACTCGCTTCAGGTCCCTCTCGGTTCGCGGCCGGTGCCGTCAGCGGATCCGACAGTTCAGCTGCAGAAACTCGCAGAGCTGCGCGCCGAAGGCCTGATTTCCGATGCCGAGCATGAGGCGAAACGCACCGAAATTCTCGGGCGACTCTAA